Proteins found in one Limnobaculum xujianqingii genomic segment:
- a CDS encoding efflux RND transporter permease subunit, with product MAKFFIDRPIFAWVIAIIIMLAGALALVQLPVSQYPTIAPPAVSISASYPGADAQTVQDSVTQVIEQNMNGIDNLMYMSSTSDSAGNASITLTFDSKADPDIAQVQVQNKLQLATPLLPQEVQQMGISVKKATSSFLMVAGFISEDGSMSQEDIADYVGSNVKDPLSRTNGVGDIQLFGSQYAMRVWLDPNKLNNYSLTPLDVNNAIKVQNNQIAAGQLGGTPPVKGQQLNSSIIVQTRLQTPEQFGQILLKINTDGSQVRLKDVATIELGGESYNVVARFDGKPASGLGIKLATGANALDTAAAVKAELTALERYFPAGLKIVYPYDTTPFVKISINEVIKTLVEAILLVFIVMYLFLQNLRATLIPTMAVPVVLLGTFAVLSAFGYSINTLTMFAMVLAIGLLVDDAIVVVENVERIMVEEGLPPKEATRKSMGQIQGALVGIALVLSAVFVPMAFFGGSTGAIYRQFSITIVSAMVLSVLVAMILTPALCATILKPVAKGSHGATTGFFGWFNNMFEKNTHHYTNSVSNILGSTGRYILIYLVLVVGMALLFIRLPSSFLPEEDQGVFLAAVQLPQGATQERTQKILDEVSDYFITNEKDNVVSVFTVGGFGFSGQGQNTGLAFIKLKEWDERPGADNKVSAIVGRASKAFSQIKDGMVFAFNLPAIVELGTASGFDFQLIDQAGLGHEKLTEARNQLLGMIAKHPDMLVGVRPNGLEDTPQFKLTIDQEKAQALGVSISDINQTLSTALGGSYVNDFIDRGRVKKVYVQADAPFRMVPKDIDNWFVRGTNGQMVPLSAFSSAHWQYGSPRLERYNGLPSMEILGEAAPGKSSGDAMKLMEDLASQLPVGIGYDWTGMSYQERLSGNQAPSLYAISLIVVFLCLAALYESWSIPFSVMLVVPLGVIGALVATTLRGMENDVYFIVGLLTTVGLSAKNAILIVEFAKDLMDKEGKGLIEATLDAVRMRLRPILMTSLAFMLGVLPLAISSGAGSGSQNAVGTGVLGGMVSATILAIFFVPVFFVVVRRRFSKRGEDIEHSHAVEHKS from the coding sequence ATGGCTAAATTTTTTATTGATCGCCCTATATTTGCCTGGGTAATCGCCATAATCATTATGTTGGCGGGGGCTCTGGCGTTAGTCCAACTACCGGTATCGCAATATCCTACGATTGCACCACCGGCTGTTTCTATATCTGCATCTTATCCGGGTGCCGATGCGCAAACAGTACAGGACTCTGTCACACAGGTTATCGAACAGAATATGAATGGTATCGATAACCTGATGTATATGTCCTCCACCAGTGATTCGGCCGGTAACGCCTCTATCACCCTAACGTTTGACTCTAAAGCGGATCCAGATATCGCTCAGGTACAGGTTCAGAATAAACTGCAACTGGCGACACCACTGTTACCGCAAGAAGTACAGCAAATGGGGATCAGCGTTAAAAAGGCCACCAGTAGCTTCTTAATGGTTGCCGGTTTTATCTCTGAAGATGGCTCCATGAGTCAGGAAGATATCGCTGACTATGTGGGTTCTAACGTTAAAGATCCTCTCAGCCGTACCAACGGCGTTGGGGACATACAGCTGTTTGGTTCACAATACGCAATGCGCGTTTGGTTAGATCCTAATAAGCTGAATAACTATTCGTTGACACCACTTGACGTTAATAACGCCATTAAAGTTCAGAACAACCAGATTGCTGCAGGTCAGTTAGGTGGTACACCACCAGTAAAAGGCCAGCAACTGAACTCATCTATTATCGTGCAGACTCGTTTACAAACCCCGGAGCAATTCGGTCAGATTCTGTTAAAGATTAATACCGATGGTTCACAGGTTCGTCTGAAAGATGTGGCAACGATTGAGTTAGGTGGTGAAAGCTATAACGTGGTCGCACGTTTCGATGGCAAACCAGCATCTGGTCTGGGTATTAAGCTGGCGACCGGTGCTAACGCACTGGACACAGCAGCGGCGGTTAAAGCTGAATTAACCGCGCTGGAAAGATACTTCCCTGCTGGCCTGAAAATCGTTTATCCGTACGATACAACACCATTCGTTAAGATCTCTATTAACGAAGTAATCAAAACGCTGGTAGAAGCAATTCTACTGGTATTTATCGTAATGTACCTGTTCCTGCAGAACCTGCGTGCGACCCTGATCCCTACCATGGCAGTACCAGTGGTGTTATTAGGAACCTTCGCGGTACTGTCAGCATTTGGTTATTCGATAAACACCCTGACGATGTTCGCCATGGTGCTCGCCATCGGCCTGTTGGTTGATGACGCCATCGTGGTAGTAGAAAACGTTGAACGGATCATGGTGGAAGAAGGCTTACCACCAAAAGAAGCCACTCGGAAATCCATGGGGCAGATTCAGGGAGCTCTGGTAGGTATTGCTCTGGTGCTGTCGGCAGTATTCGTACCAATGGCCTTCTTCGGCGGCTCTACCGGTGCGATTTACCGTCAGTTCTCGATTACAATTGTTTCGGCGATGGTGCTGTCGGTATTGGTAGCGATGATTCTGACCCCAGCGTTGTGTGCCACCATTCTGAAGCCGGTAGCAAAAGGTAGCCATGGCGCTACTACCGGGTTCTTTGGTTGGTTCAACAATATGTTTGAGAAGAATACCCACCACTATACCAATAGTGTCTCTAACATTCTGGGTAGTACTGGTCGTTATATTCTGATCTATCTGGTTCTTGTTGTGGGTATGGCATTACTGTTTATTCGCCTCCCCTCTTCTTTCTTACCAGAAGAAGATCAGGGTGTATTCCTGGCGGCAGTTCAATTGCCTCAGGGCGCAACTCAGGAAAGAACCCAAAAAATTCTGGATGAAGTTAGCGACTACTTTATTACCAACGAGAAAGACAACGTTGTTTCGGTATTTACCGTTGGTGGCTTCGGTTTCAGCGGACAAGGTCAGAATACCGGTCTGGCATTTATTAAACTGAAAGAATGGGATGAACGCCCGGGCGCTGATAATAAAGTGTCAGCCATTGTAGGTCGGGCATCCAAAGCATTCTCTCAGATTAAAGATGGTATGGTGTTTGCTTTTAACCTTCCGGCTATTGTCGAATTGGGTACCGCTTCTGGTTTTGACTTCCAGTTGATTGACCAGGCAGGTTTAGGACATGAAAAATTAACTGAAGCACGTAATCAGCTATTAGGCATGATCGCTAAACATCCTGATATGTTGGTTGGGGTTCGTCCAAACGGTCTGGAAGATACGCCTCAGTTTAAACTGACTATCGATCAGGAAAAAGCACAGGCATTGGGCGTATCCATTAGTGATATCAACCAAACTCTGTCAACCGCTCTGGGTGGATCTTACGTAAACGACTTTATCGATCGTGGTCGTGTGAAGAAAGTTTACGTACAGGCTGACGCACCATTCCGTATGGTGCCAAAGGATATTGATAACTGGTTTGTGCGCGGTACAAATGGTCAGATGGTTCCTCTTTCTGCCTTCTCCAGCGCACACTGGCAGTATGGTTCTCCACGTCTGGAACGTTATAACGGTTTACCTTCCATGGAAATTCTGGGTGAAGCGGCACCAGGCAAGAGTAGTGGCGATGCCATGAAACTGATGGAAGACTTAGCGTCCCAGTTGCCGGTTGGTATCGGTTATGACTGGACCGGTATGTCCTATCAGGAACGTCTGTCAGGTAACCAGGCACCATCACTGTATGCCATTTCACTGATTGTGGTATTCCTGTGTCTGGCTGCTCTGTATGAGAGCTGGTCGATTCCGTTCTCAGTTATGCTGGTTGTTCCACTTGGGGTTATCGGTGCTCTGGTGGCAACTACCTTACGCGGTATGGAGAACGACGTTTACTTTATTGTAGGCTTGTTAACCACCGTCGGACTCTCGGCGAAGAACGCCATATTGATTGTAGAGTTCGCCAAAGACCTGATGGATAAAGAAGGTAAGGGTTTAATAGAAGCAACTCTGGATGCGGTACGTATGCGTTTACGTCCAATTCTGATGACTTCTTTAGCCTTTATGCTCGGGGTTCTACCTCTGGCAATCAGTTCCGGTGCGGGCTCCGGCTCTCAGAACGCGGTAGGTACCGGGGTTCTGGGTGGTATGGTCAGTGCGACTATACTGGCAATCTTCTTCGTACCGGTGTTCTTTGTGGTAGTGCGTCGCCGCTTTAGTAAGCGCGGTGAAGATATCGAGCATTCACATGCAGTTGAACATAAATCCTAA
- a CDS encoding GGDEF domain-containing protein, with the protein MMKIRNFFIFIILFIITSLSILFVSTISGDLSDLRANIKEQNKIKYLQLLLIAGERIYDEHQTSKMASFYQIAGPINYHPVNTAINNLLEFTEQEPKKNEFPHDKYAALEVNRLSEEIRKDKRFASSYSFNRLESIIEYQIIQIQNHSAEFMIAIEGVRLTTQLYSFFTELIDQLIDIEVSHSMDESSAIKAIKLLGAIDETESRLVSIQKNYLKHSNKSEEIDALVSEVFSHDTIKINHLIYNNFDHTDSNDIGLQRVNHSYFQAKDHLSALNKILLSEAIEISANQIYLSRIKIYSIVCFLAIFFLFAILPISVMIFKLSGAFTLVQKAVTQLSNNDLNINFNENQSRFSFELESIIQSLTKLKKIQIEKYRLENRNKELIRKLQLSATTDYLTGISNRRAFLDAIRYLPAEQQYKASLALIDIDNFKRINDRFGHSCGDEVLMKFSRLLKAFFRKEDLFCRYGGEEFAILLYDCDNQQAQKTLERLCKKTRYLSVIVPESEKEKVYFTISIGTTELADRSSINHAINRADKALYHAKTTGKDRVVTYAPQIEVPTE; encoded by the coding sequence ATGATGAAAATTAGAAATTTCTTTATTTTTATTATCTTATTCATAATTACATCACTGAGTATTCTTTTCGTTTCTACCATTAGCGGTGATTTATCCGACCTTCGAGCTAACATCAAAGAACAAAATAAAATTAAATATCTCCAGCTATTATTGATAGCCGGTGAACGTATTTACGATGAACACCAGACATCAAAAATGGCCTCTTTTTATCAAATTGCCGGCCCGATAAATTATCACCCGGTTAATACAGCAATTAATAATCTGCTCGAATTCACTGAACAAGAACCTAAAAAAAATGAATTCCCTCACGATAAATATGCAGCTTTAGAAGTTAACCGGTTATCGGAAGAAATAAGAAAAGATAAACGCTTTGCCAGCTCTTACTCTTTTAATCGACTGGAATCGATTATTGAATATCAGATTATTCAGATTCAAAACCATTCGGCTGAGTTTATGATTGCCATTGAAGGCGTCAGATTAACCACTCAGTTATATAGTTTTTTTACCGAGCTTATCGATCAACTGATCGATATTGAGGTATCTCACAGCATGGATGAATCTTCGGCAATTAAAGCCATCAAACTGCTGGGTGCGATTGATGAAACAGAGAGCCGGCTGGTCTCGATACAGAAAAATTATCTTAAGCACAGCAATAAGAGTGAAGAAATTGACGCCTTAGTCAGCGAAGTTTTCAGCCATGACACCATTAAAATAAACCATCTTATTTACAATAATTTTGATCATACTGATAGTAATGATATTGGGTTGCAACGGGTTAATCACTCCTATTTTCAGGCAAAAGACCATCTTTCAGCCTTAAATAAAATATTACTGAGCGAGGCCATTGAAATATCGGCTAATCAAATTTACCTGTCCAGAATCAAAATCTATAGCATAGTGTGCTTTCTGGCGATCTTCTTTCTGTTTGCCATTCTGCCTATTTCAGTCATGATCTTTAAACTTAGTGGTGCATTTACACTGGTTCAGAAAGCCGTTACACAGCTTTCCAATAATGACCTGAATATTAATTTTAATGAAAATCAAAGCCGCTTTAGTTTTGAGCTGGAATCCATTATTCAATCACTGACTAAACTGAAAAAAATTCAGATAGAAAAGTATCGACTGGAAAATCGCAATAAAGAGTTAATCCGCAAGCTACAGCTAAGTGCCACCACTGATTATCTCACCGGTATCTCTAACCGTCGGGCATTTCTGGATGCTATTCGATATTTACCCGCAGAACAGCAATACAAAGCATCTCTGGCCTTGATAGATATTGATAACTTTAAGCGTATTAACGATCGCTTTGGTCATAGCTGTGGAGATGAAGTATTAATGAAATTCTCCCGACTGCTGAAAGCTTTTTTTAGAAAAGAAGATTTGTTTTGCCGCTATGGTGGAGAGGAGTTCGCCATCTTACTGTACGATTGTGATAATCAGCAGGCGCAAAAAACCCTTGAACGGCTATGTAAGAAAACCCGCTATCTCTCGGTTATTGTTCCTGAATCAGAAAAAGAAAAAGTCTATTTCACTATCAGTATTGGTACTACCGAACTTGCCGATCGCTCCAGCATTAATCATGCGATTAATCGCGCAGATAAAGCACTGTACCATGCTAAAACAACCGGAAAAGATCGAGTGGTTACCTATGCGCCACAGATTGAAGTACCAACAGAGTAA
- a CDS encoding tail fiber assembly protein, whose product MIYYSKTTNAFYLEESKENYETAGTWPADVVDVPLDIFSEFSGSPPEGKIRAAGEDGLPVWQATPSLTKEQLLSRAEEEKQHRIITANEYINNKQWPGKAAIGRLKDNELIQYNLWLDHLDELEATNTSGYPDIDWSTPPET is encoded by the coding sequence ATGATCTATTACAGCAAAACGACTAATGCTTTTTATCTTGAAGAGAGTAAGGAAAATTATGAGACCGCCGGAACATGGCCTGCTGATGTGGTCGATGTTCCTCTCGATATTTTTAGTGAATTTTCAGGTTCGCCACCGGAAGGTAAAATTCGCGCGGCCGGTGAGGATGGTTTACCAGTATGGCAAGCCACCCCCTCTCTCACGAAAGAGCAATTGTTATCACGTGCCGAAGAGGAAAAACAGCATCGTATTATCACGGCAAACGAGTATATAAACAATAAACAATGGCCAGGTAAAGCAGCTATTGGACGTCTGAAAGATAATGAGCTGATACAATATAACTTGTGGTTAGATCACCTTGATGAGTTGGAAGCAACCAATACCTCTGGCTACCCCGATATCGATTGGTCTACCCCTCCGGAAACATAA
- a CDS encoding phosphatase PAP2 family protein: MELPLEPFTKRLKTYLIYSCWVGVFFFGLYPTINWFTSTRSDFFALYMQAELAIPFIPAFVWFYLSMYLVFMLPVFFLNSPELKRLSSELILVTIAGAIIFLLFPAQLGFTRQLPESGLYRGIFEYIFALDKPHNLVPSLHVAYSVTIVLAIVRNSRSLVRYGLIIWLSGLILSTLFTHQHHLLDVFSGGLLSFFIYQLMDRRYEKITDSCRDAV; the protein is encoded by the coding sequence ATGGAATTACCCCTGGAACCTTTTACCAAACGCCTGAAGACGTATTTAATTTACTCTTGTTGGGTAGGCGTGTTCTTTTTTGGGCTGTATCCCACCATAAACTGGTTTACCAGTACGCGTAGCGATTTTTTTGCACTGTATATGCAGGCAGAACTGGCAATTCCCTTTATTCCTGCTTTTGTCTGGTTTTATCTCTCAATGTACCTGGTGTTTATGCTGCCGGTATTTTTCCTGAACTCCCCTGAGCTAAAGCGATTATCCAGTGAACTTATTCTGGTAACTATTGCTGGTGCGATAATTTTTTTGTTGTTTCCTGCACAGTTAGGATTTACCCGTCAGCTACCGGAGAGTGGCCTTTATCGGGGGATATTTGAATATATTTTTGCATTAGATAAACCTCATAATCTGGTGCCCTCACTCCATGTGGCCTATTCTGTCACTATTGTTCTGGCAATCGTACGGAATAGCCGATCTCTGGTTCGTTATGGTCTGATAATTTGGCTATCAGGTTTAATACTTTCTACGCTATTTACCCATCAACATCATCTGTTGGATGTTTTCTCGGGTGGACTGCTGTCGTTTTTCATTTATCAACTTATGGACAGACGTTATGAAAAAATTACTGATTCTTGTCGTGATGCTGTTTAG
- the copM gene encoding CopM family metallochaperone, which produces MHQQVSAMDNSSLTPAGKEYAAAMSMMHEPMMAAIRESDPDVAFVKGMIPHHQGAIEMARIELKYGKNPEIRKLAEAVTKAQEGEIEMMNRWLAEHNKSVK; this is translated from the coding sequence GTGCATCAGCAAGTAAGTGCAATGGACAATAGTTCTCTGACTCCGGCAGGCAAAGAGTATGCCGCCGCCATGAGCATGATGCATGAGCCAATGATGGCTGCGATCAGGGAGTCTGATCCAGACGTAGCATTTGTGAAGGGAATGATTCCCCATCATCAGGGAGCGATTGAAATGGCCCGTATTGAGCTGAAATACGGTAAAAATCCTGAAATTCGTAAACTGGCGGAAGCGGTGACTAAAGCTCAGGAAGGAGAGATCGAGATGATGAATCGTTGGTTGGCAGAGCATAATAAAAGCGTTAAATAA
- a CDS encoding fatty acid desaturase family protein: MRFALNFSLLLISLAISAACLWIASHSQWYWAIAAIWFFSLINNMPFAVMHEAVHGVAAKSERGNRIIGTIASWAFPTSFLLQQQAHLDHHRRNRTDEELYDYYLPQQSKWLRSTWLYMGNLLGFYWFFVVLGNVIYLFACGFYRSNLFVHKIAPVLGFGPQVAELVKLPAFRVWYEIAMSFGYQVLLFWLLDLNWLGYLACQIAFALHWSALQYVDHAWSSRDVKNGAWNLKVLPVSRWLALNYHYHLAHHQKPEAPWYQLPSLVDHQAQQPSFWRVYFSLWKGIRPAPPMGAPADLAFLFPENKETK; encoded by the coding sequence ATGAGATTTGCCTTAAATTTTAGCTTATTACTGATATCGTTAGCCATTTCGGCTGCTTGTCTATGGATTGCCAGTCATAGCCAATGGTATTGGGCAATTGCCGCCATTTGGTTTTTCTCACTCATCAATAATATGCCATTTGCCGTGATGCATGAGGCTGTGCATGGTGTCGCAGCCAAATCCGAACGAGGAAATCGTATTATTGGTACCATCGCCAGTTGGGCTTTCCCCACCTCTTTTTTATTACAGCAACAGGCTCATCTTGACCATCACCGCCGTAACAGAACTGATGAAGAACTATATGACTATTACCTGCCTCAACAGTCAAAATGGCTACGTAGTACCTGGCTTTATATGGGAAACCTGTTAGGTTTTTATTGGTTTTTCGTGGTATTAGGCAACGTCATATACCTGTTCGCCTGCGGATTCTACCGTTCAAACCTGTTCGTTCATAAGATAGCGCCGGTATTAGGCTTTGGCCCCCAGGTTGCAGAACTGGTTAAATTACCTGCGTTTCGGGTGTGGTATGAAATTGCCATGTCGTTTGGCTATCAGGTGCTACTGTTTTGGCTGTTAGATTTAAACTGGCTTGGCTATCTCGCCTGCCAAATTGCTTTTGCCCTTCACTGGTCAGCATTACAGTACGTTGACCACGCCTGGAGTAGCAGAGATGTCAAAAATGGGGCCTGGAATTTAAAGGTACTACCTGTTTCACGCTGGCTTGCGCTAAATTACCATTATCATCTGGCCCACCACCAGAAACCGGAGGCCCCGTGGTATCAACTACCCTCGTTAGTTGACCATCAGGCACAACAACCCAGTTTCTGGCGCGTCTATTTTAGCCTGTGGAAAGGTATTCGCCCGGCACCACCGATGGGTGCCCCGGCAGACTTAGCGTTTCTTTTTCCGGAAAACAAAGAAACCAAATAA
- a CDS encoding YybH family protein: MKKLLILVVMLFSINVQAEEQDKVIHDELRQTLKTVTDAINSGEYEKMLPVLSKEIKATPITQEFINGQQQVVPYFHKWFGPERFLKKLNITFVPDVVTELSPDKTWGVVYGTGIEKYSLSDGRSYDFHTRWTATLVVEDGRWKIKAIHIGTDFMDNPLLNEARDTIMKSAIGGAVGGILLGVLFGFFVFRKKKR, translated from the coding sequence ATGAAAAAATTACTGATTCTTGTCGTGATGCTGTTTAGCATTAATGTACAAGCAGAAGAGCAGGACAAAGTTATTCATGATGAGCTACGTCAAACGTTAAAAACGGTGACCGATGCCATTAACAGCGGTGAATATGAAAAGATGCTTCCGGTATTGAGTAAAGAGATTAAAGCTACACCGATTACTCAGGAATTTATCAATGGACAGCAGCAGGTTGTACCCTATTTTCATAAGTGGTTTGGCCCTGAACGTTTTTTAAAGAAGTTAAATATTACGTTTGTGCCTGATGTTGTTACGGAGCTATCACCGGATAAAACCTGGGGTGTGGTTTATGGAACCGGTATAGAGAAATATAGCCTGAGCGATGGGCGTAGCTATGATTTTCATACCCGTTGGACAGCTACTCTGGTAGTAGAAGATGGGCGTTGGAAGATAAAAGCCATCCATATTGGTACTGATTTTATGGATAATCCTCTGTTAAATGAAGCCCGCGACACCATCATGAAAAGTGCGATTGGTGGTGCCGTAGGCGGGATATTATTGGGGGTATTATTTGGTTTCTTTGTTTTCCGGAAAAAGAAACGCTAA
- a CDS encoding B12-binding domain-containing radical SAM protein, which yields MPISLMQFSRGCRFACQFCAVTQYFGRKHYLRKIDDVVREIEQQERKFIFFVDDNIASDQPALIELCHALTPLKVNWISQASLDVTKNRQLMSLMQKSGCWGNVMGFESINPLSLKDARKSPNMRNFSHYTDEIAVLRDHGMQTWAAFTLGYDHDTLESIEQTVEFALKNRFAFAAYNILMPYPNTPLYTQLEQQGRLLYDQKWWLHPEYRFNQAAFNPKLMTAEQLTNACHQARSQFNSLPSIIRRFSDIRMTLQSLSRMASFWRYTLLFHKEVHKKHQMRFGLK from the coding sequence TTGCCTATTTCTCTGATGCAGTTTTCTCGCGGTTGTCGTTTTGCCTGTCAGTTTTGCGCGGTAACTCAATATTTTGGACGTAAGCATTACTTAAGAAAAATTGATGATGTAGTGCGGGAAATAGAACAGCAGGAACGCAAATTTATCTTCTTTGTGGATGATAATATCGCTTCAGATCAACCAGCCCTGATAGAACTCTGTCATGCGCTCACGCCTTTAAAAGTAAACTGGATTAGCCAGGCCAGTTTAGATGTCACTAAGAACCGTCAACTGATGTCTCTGATGCAAAAAAGCGGCTGTTGGGGAAATGTGATGGGTTTTGAATCCATCAATCCATTGAGCCTAAAGGATGCCAGAAAATCACCTAACATGCGGAACTTCTCGCATTATACTGATGAGATTGCAGTACTACGGGATCACGGCATGCAGACCTGGGCTGCTTTTACGCTGGGTTACGACCACGATACTCTGGAAAGCATTGAACAAACGGTGGAGTTTGCATTGAAAAACCGTTTTGCGTTTGCTGCATACAATATTCTGATGCCTTATCCCAATACCCCACTTTATACTCAGCTCGAACAGCAGGGCAGGTTACTTTACGATCAGAAGTGGTGGCTGCATCCTGAGTATCGTTTTAACCAGGCAGCGTTCAATCCTAAATTAATGACGGCAGAACAACTGACAAATGCTTGCCATCAGGCCCGCAGCCAGTTTAATAGCTTACCCTCAATTATCCGACGCTTTTCCGATATCAGAATGACTCTGCAGTCTTTATCAAGAATGGCTTCATTCTGGCGTTATACGCTACTATTCCATAAAGAGGTGCATAAAAAGCACCAGATGAGATTTGGCCTGAAGTAA
- the mbfA gene encoding iron exporter MbfA, producing the protein MKNFSELSEKEILALAISLEEEDHKIYNEFAEGLRETYPDSAKIFELMSLEENGHRHRLIKLYQEKFGNHIPLIRRQDVKGFVERKPIWLSRPLSIDKVRKQSEVMEIETQNFYYQAALRTTDAAVRQLLDDLAAEEHRHQLRAEQLEKQLINPKVQEKENKSAHRLFVLQIVQPSLAGLMDGSVSTLAPVFAAALATKDSWQAFLVGLAASLGAGISMAFAEAVSDNGSLTGRGNPWLRGASCGVMTTLGGLGHTLPFLISDFWTAMIVSGVVVIFELAAISWIRNRYMDTPFLQAAFQVVVGGLLVFATGLVIGSS; encoded by the coding sequence ATGAAGAATTTCTCCGAGCTTTCAGAAAAGGAAATTCTGGCTCTGGCCATCTCGTTAGAAGAAGAAGATCACAAGATATATAACGAATTTGCAGAAGGATTACGGGAAACCTACCCCGATTCGGCAAAAATTTTCGAGCTTATGTCTCTGGAAGAAAATGGACACCGCCACCGTTTAATTAAGCTGTATCAGGAAAAGTTTGGTAACCACATTCCCTTAATTCGTCGACAGGATGTAAAGGGCTTTGTTGAACGCAAACCTATCTGGCTTAGCCGTCCATTAAGTATTGATAAAGTCAGAAAACAGTCAGAAGTGATGGAGATAGAAACCCAGAACTTCTACTATCAGGCTGCTCTCAGAACTACGGATGCTGCCGTTCGTCAGCTGTTAGACGATCTTGCAGCAGAAGAGCACCGCCATCAGTTGCGGGCAGAACAGCTGGAAAAGCAGCTAATTAATCCGAAAGTGCAGGAAAAAGAGAATAAGTCTGCCCATCGCCTGTTTGTACTTCAGATTGTGCAGCCTTCGCTGGCCGGCTTAATGGATGGTTCAGTTTCTACGTTGGCACCGGTATTTGCAGCAGCGCTGGCAACCAAAGACAGTTGGCAGGCCTTTCTGGTTGGCTTAGCCGCATCCCTTGGTGCAGGCATTTCTATGGCATTTGCTGAAGCAGTTTCAGACAATGGTTCATTAACCGGACGGGGAAATCCATGGTTACGTGGTGCTTCCTGTGGGGTTATGACAACGCTCGGAGGACTGGGACATACCCTTCCCTTCCTGATTAGTGACTTTTGGACGGCAATGATCGTTTCAGGCGTGGTGGTGATATTCGAACTGGCGGCTATCTCCTGGATCCGCAATCGTTATATGGATACGCCGTTTCTACAGGCTGCTTTTCAGGTAGTTGTAGGTGGATTGCTGGTTTTCGCCACCGGACTGGTTATTGGTAGTTCGTAA
- a CDS encoding gp53-like domain-containing protein — protein MNNIMPPINTPDSKFHDGNPLTGVQGTIVTAEFMNNTQSSVINVQTELKSILTAANIQINDNQTNQVLQSLQALFMQRSNNLNDIPDIPVALQNLGLKGAAKRDVGNGVNQIPDMSSFTSSRSTNGYIKLPGGLIIQWGTAIPDSGGAATILYPLAFVQTPYSILFGYRQNQAPNGMQSVIINDPTSTNTGCAVRAYRYDSGGLAVSQSAFYWCALGAI, from the coding sequence ATGAACAATATTATGCCACCTATTAACACCCCAGACAGTAAATTTCACGATGGGAATCCATTAACAGGCGTTCAGGGAACGATAGTCACCGCTGAATTTATGAATAACACACAATCATCAGTGATTAATGTTCAAACCGAATTAAAAAGTATATTAACAGCCGCAAATATCCAAATTAATGATAACCAAACAAATCAAGTATTGCAATCGCTGCAAGCGTTATTTATGCAACGTAGTAATAATTTAAATGATATTCCTGATATTCCTGTGGCTCTACAAAATCTAGGTTTAAAAGGCGCAGCTAAACGAGATGTTGGTAATGGTGTCAACCAAATTCCCGACATGTCCAGTTTTACATCAAGTAGGTCTACAAATGGATACATCAAGCTTCCAGGAGGTTTAATTATTCAGTGGGGAACTGCAATACCTGATTCGGGCGGAGCAGCAACTATTTTGTACCCCTTAGCATTTGTGCAAACCCCGTATTCAATTTTATTTGGTTATCGTCAAAATCAGGCTCCTAATGGTATGCAGTCTGTAATTATAAATGATCCAACGAGCACTAATACAGGGTGTGCAGTAAGGGCTTATAGATACGATTCAGGCGGTTTGGCTGTTAGCCAGAGCGCATTTTATTGGTGTGCATTGGGGGCAATTTAA